The Psilocybe cubensis strain MGC-MH-2018 chromosome 7, whole genome shotgun sequence genome has a window encoding:
- a CDS encoding Tripartite motif-containing protein 5 — translation MLLGTLRIAATKASIASQAKSISVPKPKRRRLSDSATQLNDDRACDEDITSGAKLSTASGSDLRRLKRITTTDLERREKRLALKEQNLRDRMNELDERIQSLSKKEDQTSQIISQIAEREAQSILRQLEEHFTCALCYEILASPYSLTPSHCGHTFCGLCILKWFFSRLHRVCGLWHESVDCPICRSVLTPTPERIPRLQSTFPFVPNRVTASVVESLVEKLINPPLYSQANVKKEEIESTWGSQSRKHRGRGCVRKREPSEEKDSEKVSDTLDVIAWREGGHLRTEWLKKDREGKKEMAYILNHWSTMGSQDFINMKQKLGV, via the exons ATGCTATTGGGCACTCTTCGTATAGCTGCGACTAAAGCTTCAATCGCATCCCAAGCGAAATCCATTTCTGTTCCGAAACcgaagagaagaagattATCTGATAGTGCCACCCAACTTAATGATGACCGAGCATGCGATGAGGATATCACGTCGGGCGCGAAGCTGTCGACAGCTTCCGGTTCCGACCTTCGACGATTGAAGCGGATTACGACAACAGACCTGGAGCGACGTGAGAAACGTCTTGCACTGAAGGAACAAAATCTTAGGGACCGAATGAATGAACTTGACGAGCGGATCCAGTCCCTTTCTAAAAAGGAGGACCAGACGTCCCAGATTATATCACAAATCGCAGAACGGGAAGCTCAGTCGATACTAAGACAACTCGAAGAACATTTCACGTGTGCACT ATGCTACGAAATTCTTGCATCTCCTTATTCGTTGACCCCGTCTCATTGTGGCCACACATTCTGCGGTCTCTGCATTCTTAAATGGTTCTTTTCCCGCTTACATCGCGTATGCGGACTTTGGCACGAATCTGTCGATTGCCCAATATGCCGCAGTGTCCTAACCCCTACACCCGAACGCATCCCTCGCTTACAATCGACATTCCCGTTTGTTCCTAATCGTGTTACCGCGTCGGTCGTCGAGTCTCTTGTCGAGAAGCTCATCAATCCGCCGCTATATTCGCAAGCAAAtgtaaagaaagaagaaatagaaaGCACGTGGGGATCACAATCGAGAAAGCATCGCGGCAGAGGATGTGTTCGGAAGAGGGAACCATCGGAAGAAAAGGATTCTGAAAAGGTCTCGGATACCTTGGACGTGATTGCCTGGAGAGAGGGTGGACACTTAAGGACGGAGTGGCTTAAAAAGGATAG AGAAGGCAAGAAAGAAATGGCCTACATATTGAACCATTGGAGCACGATGGGATCGCAAGATTTCATTAACATGAAGCAGAAACTCGGCGTTTAG